The following coding sequences lie in one Mycobacterium sp. DL440 genomic window:
- a CDS encoding DUF2185 domain-containing protein, with protein MSAEDMVPGVAPEDGCLATDRIVVDGRPVGYMYRDGWGWVFTAGDETPECLADAGHLNMLTLNVIANYDRSIVPYLQAPPGSAFIRHQDGFVEDPEGAPRAPDEVTSPTLNPQFPVISGDHELTESWVLTVPKPMNFRIDSDSGSSSAVFWRPGLTARLTPWGNPRNDAPAHRLHQVRGHVSPRGYDHAEWSEDGVHYLTFRLDERAGDGRLPALYGFVVSNAGHVQVAVYVDSGDDLTSAQALVRSVKSRRRAGSLCPATAPVPGMSATRTTVGRRFD; from the coding sequence TTGTCAGCCGAGGACATGGTGCCGGGCGTCGCTCCTGAGGATGGCTGCCTCGCAACGGACCGCATCGTCGTGGACGGCCGCCCGGTGGGCTATATGTACCGCGACGGCTGGGGGTGGGTGTTCACCGCGGGTGACGAGACCCCGGAATGCCTTGCCGACGCCGGACATCTGAACATGTTGACGCTCAACGTGATCGCCAACTACGACCGCTCCATCGTCCCGTACTTACAGGCCCCACCGGGGTCGGCGTTCATCCGACACCAGGACGGGTTCGTGGAAGATCCCGAGGGCGCACCTCGCGCGCCGGATGAAGTGACTTCCCCAACCCTCAACCCACAGTTTCCCGTGATCAGCGGCGACCACGAACTCACCGAATCCTGGGTGCTCACCGTGCCCAAACCGATGAACTTCCGAATCGACAGCGACTCGGGGTCGTCGTCGGCGGTGTTCTGGCGGCCGGGCCTGACTGCGAGGCTCACGCCGTGGGGCAACCCGAGGAACGACGCCCCTGCCCACCGCTTACATCAAGTGCGGGGCCATGTCTCGCCGCGCGGATACGACCACGCCGAGTGGTCCGAGGACGGTGTGCACTACCTGACGTTCCGCCTCGATGAACGGGCTGGAGACGGACGGCTACCTGCGCTCTACGGCTTCGTTGTGAGCAACGCCGGCCACGTGCAGGTGGCTGTGTACGTCGACAGCGGCGACGATCTGACCTCGGCCCAGGCGCTCGTGCGGTCCGTCAAGAGCAGACGGCGAGCGGGTTCACTCTGCCCGGCAACCGCCCCAGTTCCGGGAATGAGCGCTACCCGGACAACTGTCGGCAGGCGGTTTGACTGA
- a CDS encoding cutinase family protein, whose product MSSRRIHSPRTGSARPGGRWVGLGAAALLTFGIPLIGLSAPPVASAADCADAEVVFARGTDEPAGMGRVGDAFVDSLRKQAPGMNITSYGVNYKASKLQLHGGDGAKDAISHIKSTLSSCPDTQIVLGGYSQGASVINIVAGNPLGNIKWGDSLPPEYADNVAAITTFGDVGTRTKQSISAQSALFGSKAIDLCNPMDPICHEGQGNEWSGHTEGYVPVYTTQAAAFAASKLLAGSSQSVPGYGPALPDYGQLPEFGPVPGYGPTPVYGPLPGSGPDSSVHGSQPGYGPETPGYGGLQSPGSGPSTPAPASPSTGIGWV is encoded by the coding sequence ATGTCTTCTCGCCGCATACACAGCCCTCGGACGGGCAGTGCGCGGCCAGGTGGTCGCTGGGTCGGGCTTGGCGCTGCTGCACTTCTCACCTTTGGCATCCCACTGATCGGCCTCAGCGCGCCGCCGGTAGCGTCGGCCGCCGACTGCGCTGACGCCGAGGTCGTCTTCGCGCGCGGCACCGATGAGCCGGCCGGCATGGGCCGGGTCGGTGATGCCTTCGTGGACTCGCTGCGCAAACAGGCCCCCGGTATGAACATCACCAGCTACGGGGTGAACTACAAGGCCAGCAAGCTGCAGCTGCACGGTGGTGACGGCGCCAAAGACGCGATCTCCCACATCAAGTCCACGCTGTCTTCGTGCCCCGACACCCAGATCGTGCTCGGCGGCTATTCGCAGGGTGCGAGCGTGATCAACATCGTGGCCGGCAACCCGCTGGGCAACATCAAGTGGGGCGATTCGCTTCCGCCTGAGTATGCGGACAACGTCGCGGCGATCACCACCTTCGGCGACGTGGGCACCCGCACCAAGCAATCGATATCGGCCCAGAGCGCACTGTTCGGGTCCAAGGCGATCGACCTGTGTAACCCCATGGATCCGATCTGTCACGAGGGCCAGGGCAACGAATGGAGTGGACACACCGAGGGCTATGTCCCCGTGTACACCACCCAGGCGGCGGCGTTCGCTGCTTCCAAGCTGCTGGCCGGGTCCAGTCAGTCGGTGCCCGGGTACGGGCCGGCGCTACCGGATTACGGCCAGCTGCCTGAGTTCGGCCCGGTGCCCGGGTACGGTCCGACGCCGGTATATGGCCCGTTGCCGGGCTCCGGCCCGGATTCGTCGGTGCACGGTTCGCAGCCCGGATACGGCCCGGAGACGCCAGGGTACGGTGGCCTGCAGTCACCCGGGTCTGGCCCGTCGACACCCGCACCTGCCTCGCCGTCCACCGGAATCGGATGGGTCTGA